A genomic region of Bosea sp. 124 contains the following coding sequences:
- a CDS encoding response regulator: MMKTVLIVEDNELNMKLFNDLLEAHGYATLKTADGIEAIELARAHHPDLILMDIQLPEVSGLEVTKWIKEDDTLKSIPVIAVTAFAMKGDEERIREGGCEAYLSKPISVAKFLETVRAYAGTA, translated from the coding sequence AGCTCAATATGAAGCTCTTCAACGACCTTCTCGAGGCGCATGGCTATGCCACGCTGAAGACAGCCGACGGCATCGAGGCGATCGAGCTGGCCCGCGCGCATCACCCCGACCTGATTCTGATGGACATCCAGCTTCCGGAGGTCTCGGGGCTCGAGGTCACGAAATGGATCAAGGAAGACGATACGCTGAAATCGATCCCCGTCATCGCGGTCACGGCATTCGCGATGAAGGGCGACGAAGAGCGGATCCGGGAGGGTGGCTGCGAGGCCTATCTGTCGAAGCCGATCTCGGTCGCGAAGTTCCTGGAGACCGTCCGTGCCTATGCCGGCACAGCCTGA